GGCACATAAGTGTCCTGTCGCTCGGCCAGAGTGCCTTGTGAGGACAGGTAGCTCGGGATGTCTGCAGGCAGGTTGGTCTCATCTAGGGGGGGGGCAAccaagttcaataacgaaaacCCACCCAAAAACAAAAAGCCGTGAAAGTGTGAAACTGAACCTACGGTAACCTGTCTCATATCAACAAAGTAgtacatttatataacagatgCACCCCTTAAAAATATGCGTACTGTGTAGTACACTCAGCAGCCAATCGGGTCACAGGGGCAGGACTCCCGCAGAAGTGGCCACTCACCCGTGTTGGTGACGCTGCAGTCCTCATTGCGACGCCGTGTGTGGTAGATGATGACCACCCAGACGAGGGAGGTGCCCACCACGCAGCACACCACCGCGATGATGACAATGCCCACCGTGGTCCAGCCGTCCTCTTCGGCGGCAGGGGCGCCCTCACAGTTGGCGGCGGGCAGCACGCTGAGGCGGGCGCTGCCCCGCTCCGTGCCCAACGGGTTGGACATCTCGCACGTATAGCGGCCGGCGTCTCCCTCGGCGCTGTCCACGATGATGAGCAGTTGCGTGCCGGCCGCAAAGAAGTGCCGCTCCGTCAGCGCCAGCGGGCTGCCGTCCTTGGTCCAGTTGAGCCGCGGGGACGGGCTCCCCCCTGCGATGCACTGCAGGACTGCAGTCTCTCCTTTGGCCACCGTTCGGTCCATCATCGGGCGCAGGAAGAATGGGGTTTCTGAGAACACGAAGACACCAGTAAGGGTAACACATCACAGAAAAATTCATTAGATGAAGACGACTAGCTGACTGTTGATTGGTGACCAGGTGGTTAACTAACCGAGCACGGTCAACGTGGCATTGGCGGATATGGCCCCCGCCGTGTTCTGGGCGGTGCAGCTGTACACCCCGATGTCCTCCGTCTTCACGTCCATGATGAAGAAGACATCGTCCTCCGGCATGACGTGCATGCGCCTCTCCCGCGCGGCGGGGAAGTCGGTGCCGCCGTCCTTCTGCCAGGCGATCTGGGGGGCGGGGTGACCAATGGCGGCACACTCCAGCCGGGCCGCCGCGCCCGCACGGATTGTCAGGTCCATGGGCGTCTTGGTGAACGATGGCAGCACTGGGGCGACAGGGAGGACACTCATGAGATCCTTACTGGCAGGTGAACCAATCGGTTTCCAAGGACTCCACACGGGAGCAATTCACATGCTACAAACGAAAGCGGTCAGGTGACAAGCCCAGAACTACCAATCATATAATTAGGGCGTAGCACTGTCACCTAACATCTCTATGGATCGGGGTTCAAATTCCTGCTACTTGTGTTTATGGAGTTCACATATTCTCCTTGTgttgtgtgctctgtgatggacctGCGTCTAGTCCAGGTTGTCCTCTACCGTGTCCCCTGCGCTCTATCCTTCCAAGAACAGGCTCCCTATAACACTGCACTCTACTGACTTAACCTCCCAGCCCCAGACTAAATTCCCAATCCCGCCCCAGATTTCATGAGGCCCAACTCCAGACCCAACTCCTGTTCCGATGCCTTGGGTATTTCCCTGGCACCAAACCTGAAACAGCTGTCCTCGTTCTGTTTGGTTAAATCCCAAATAAAAGTCCCGTGGTGTTAAGGGAACAGTCGACTCACTGTTGACGGTGAGCTTGGCTTTGACGGAGTACGAGGAGCCGAAGTGGTTGGAGATGACGCACTGGTATCTGCCCTCGCTGGAGAAGTCGACGTTGCGCAGCTGCAGCACAGTGGTGTACTCGGTGACATCGCCTCCGCCGTGGGTACGCAGGTGCGCCTGGTTGTGGATCTCGGCGTCACCCAGGGCCTCGTTGTCCTTCTTCCAAGCGAAAGTCATGGGCGAGTCGCTGGAGCTTGCCGCCGAGCACACGAAGGTCACGTTGGAGTCCTTGATGGCTGACTGGGTCTCTGGCTGCACTGTGATCTGGGGCTTGGGGAAGTCATCTGCTTGGATGCAGGAAAGACAACATGAGGACTGTACTGCAGGCAAGCAGAACGGCCACATTTTTCATACTTTACCCATAATCCAAAGAAAAGTCATTGGTCTTCAGGTGTATCTAAGGCAGAGGTAGGCAACCCTAATCCTGGAGTGCCAGCATCCAGCAGGTTCTCTATCCTACCTGAGTTCCTATCCGCCatggatggaaaacctgctggataccggcactgcaggatcagggttgcctgcCGTTGATCTAACGCAAGGCTTCATGATGAGGTATGACATCACTAGAACCTCAATACTTGGATGTTGCTATATCTGGCCAATCAGCTTCCGTAATGCAGggaacactcactgcacacaaACTCGTCCGGCTGCACGGCCAATAGGCTCTTTCCCTTCAGCATCTGGGGATGGGCACAGCTGGCATTGATGGGGGTCTGGAAGTGGCGGTCTGTCACCCACTGGGGCAGCCATTTCAGCTGGCAGTCACACAGCAGGCTGGACGTGTTCAGGTGGCTGGCAGGGAAGGGAGTGAGATCCAGGTCCACATTAGCACgggcttcgggggggggggggggggatgagaaATACCCGGGGACTGTGACTGAGGGTCGGTACTCACAATTCCTCAAGCTGCTTCATCTGCGAGAAAGCGTTCGCCTGGATGGACATGATGGCGTTGTTGCTCAGGTCCCTACGAAAAACAGGAGCGGTCGTTAAATTAAAGTCCTAAAATGTTGGgcggaaaaaaaattacaaatctAACTACTCCTGTACAAACAAGGCTTGCAAGCGTTTCATTATGAAAGCAGGAGTGTTATTGGTCACCCAGGGCATTTAGACAGCAAATGCAGAACTGACCCACGCCAAACATCCTTAATCTGTGGGGGCTTAAGATGAACCCCTgtaaactgaaattaaaatgaaatgtttttggTTCTGCCCCCACCCTCAAATATGCCCATAGCACCTCGGGGAACATGGGGGGAGTGTGACTAGACGAGAAGCAGAGACAGGCTCACGTAAACCCCTTGGTCGCCTTAATGGAAGACATAATGTGTGATCTTTACTTACAGGTGTTCCAGGGTGTCCAGTCCAGAGAAGGATTTCTTGGTAACAGACCGGATTTGATTTCCCTGAAGGAACCTGATTGAAAATACACATGTAACTATAAATGCAGGAAGATTTCTCTCATTAAAAGGTTCCCATTCTGAGAGTATCCTCTCAGAAAACCATGGCTTGAACCAGGATGCTACGGGAACCACGACGGGCCAACTTACAATTTTCGGAGGTTGTCCAGCGCCGAGAAAGGTCCGTTCATGTCCTCGATGGTCCAGGAGATTTCGTTGTTTTTCAAGTCCCTGGGCGGAGCGAAAGGGCCTCATTAAATTCAACACCCAGCCCCAACCCCCACTGGTCATACACGGCTGCACGTAAAATCTGCACCGTTAAGATTCCCTTTCCCTTCTGAGGGCCCCCGTATTGACACTCTGGGAAGCCCCCTGCCGATTCAACCAGCCATTAACGGCTGACTTGTCCTCCTCATCCGGCCTGTACGCGAGTCCAAGCACCACGAACCACCCGCCCGAAGCTCCCTTTGGTGACAGAGGGTCAGACTTTCAACAGGCTAACAAGGCCTGAAATAGCGTTCGGCtaaactgtcattaaaaacgcacAGAGAAGCTACAGGCTAAATGCTAGGCTAACCACTTTCTCACACCACTCCATCTTGTAGAATTCCTCCAGCACAGACAATTTCCTCCTCACGCTTGGTTACAAATGGTGATGGAAtggtgcccccaccccccatcctcAACCTACACACCTGCCCTCTGCTGACCttcaggggggcggggggtgggggacgaCATTTGGTTTTACTTAAATACGGGGAAAAAGTTGAAGGTCTTGTAGAGAGAGCGTGTGGTTTACTCTGCATGAATTCCATTAAGGCAGGGCGACACCGTCGACGCCGTTAcacatgcggggggggggaaaaTGAAAACCCGCAGACATTAATCCTCTCCTCACTAAAAACAAACAGGCTGAAACATTTCCACTCGCGTAGAATAAACACGCGAGACACCCAGCCCATTCCCTGCAGCACGTAGGCGATACCCGAGCCAGATCTCGCCAGCACCCGGACCGAAACGAAACCAAACAGAGCGTCAATGTGAGCGTGCGGGACACTCACAGCATCTGCAGGCGCGAGAGGCCCCGGAAAGCCCCGTCGGCGATGAAGCTGATGCGGTTGTTGCCGATGTCCAGCTTGTCCAGCAGGCTGAGGCCCAAGAAACTCGCCTCGTCCAGACGTGTCAAGTGGTTCGCCGTTAGATCCCTGCGGACACAAAGGGCCACGGAAGGCATCAAACCGTGGAAAAATATACaatattaaaatgcatatatacatcCAGTATTTTAAACACCAAGTCCTTCAGAACCTCTATTCCTTATTCGAATGCCAGTTGTCCTTTAGGTATCTGAAACAGGCACATTTAATGATAACaatgataatagtaataataatgataatctatatttaatttcaatttcaaaattaagctATTACTGTGAGTGGTACAAAGGAAATTTGACTACAGTAAAATTAATGGCTTGTAATGAGAGTAGTGTATGGAGAAAATACTTCAATGTTAAAGAATTACAAACAGGATGTGTTCAAGTCAAACACTTTCTACTTTTAATTCTTCTCCCTGattatgtttctgtttttcagaAATTGTGGGTCAGGTGACTGCAGGCACTTTTatttaagaaagaaaaaaaagagggagagaaaaaTCAGCACAACCACATAGCATCAAGTTTCACTGAGTTTTGTTCCCCAAAGCGCTGTAaattcccctcccccccctcccgaaaACACAAACTCCATAAAACTGTTAAATCGCGTTTTTCGAAGCACGATTGCTCACTGTTGCGGACACTCGGAATTCGGCTCTCCAGTTAGCGTTCTGGACACACGCGACGGACCTTTAATAGGAAATAAACATCCATTCGAACTGCATCATCGTGCTGCCTTGTAGCTGTCACCATCTCGTCTCTCCCGAAAGTGTTCCCTGGCATCCCGGCCACACGAATCCCGCAGGTCAAACCCACACAGAGGAACCCTCCCAAAACAAGTGGATAAATGAGCCAATCGGCGGcggctgttttgttttaaagcaGTCAGGGTCTATCGAGGAGAGAGAGGGGCGGCTTTTAGGCCATGCAGACGGTAACGCGCCACACGGAGTCCTGTCTGGATCCCCCCCAATGATGGATGGGGCTGCTGCCAAGCCGCCCGTCACCAAGGAGACAGTGTTATGAGAAGCCCCCAGACAGCGTGGCGAAGGAGGCTGTGTCTTGGCATGAGCGTGGCGAGCGGTGGGGCGGGGTTGGGGTTTTGACTCACAGCTCACTGAGCTTCTGGCAAGACTCCCAAGCGTTGGGCCGGACTCTGCTGATGGAGTTCTGGCCCAGGTGGAGCTCCTGCAGCATCAGCAGGCCGTACAGCCAGCCCTTGCTCACCTCCGTCAGGTTGTTGTAATCCAGGTGCCTGCGGAGGTGGAGAAAAGCACTGTGAAGCCCCCGTGCGAGTCACTCCCGCTGCGTGTGCGAGGGGAACGCAGAGCCGTGCTTACACACGCACACGGGCAGCCATATGCCTGTCAGATCTATTCATATCCGAGACACTCTAAACACGGACAATTCAGGTCTCTTTCCTAGAATCCTTTGTGACAACTAGCATGTATACATGTTAGTTAAGTAAGAGTGACTGATACATGCTTGTCAATTGAAAATCCAGGCTCAGCAAAGTGtcattggacccttgagcaaggcccttaactacTAATTGCTCCTGGGAAATGTGTAACCCTGCCttttccttccatccatccatccatccatccatccatccatcgacagacagacagacagacaggagacaatgacattgctttggataaaagcatatgCTGAATAAACAAAACGTAAATGCTCATAAGGAACAACAAACAGAGTTGCTAAGAAACATGTCGGGTCAAGCATAGGACAGGAGACTCAAAGCTAATATTGAGCCTGACTTTACGTTTGTGTGTATGAGCGCACAGGCACGTCGCTGTGTGTAACGCAGGCGAGAGCCAGAACGCGGGCGGCTCTTCGGGGACGTACAATATCTCCATGCTGTTCAGTCCCCAAAAGGCTCCGTCCATCAGCTTGCTGATGCCGTTCCTCTGCATTTTCAGGGATTTCAGGGAGTGGAGTCCGTGGAAGCTGAGGCTGTCCACCCGCCTCACTCGGttcctgctcagctccctgccgaAACACTCAGGAATGAGGATCTGTGGGCTTCaagcatgcgcacacacacacacacacacacaaccgaAAGGCTGTTTAGACCATAACTCACAAATGCAGGAGGTTGGGTAGCTGAAAGAACTTGGGTGGGATAGAAGACAGACGGTTCCTGTTCAGCTTGAGGACCTGCAGAGTGCCAGACAGGTTGCTGAAGCAGCCAAACTCCAAGGTGGAGATGCGGTTGTTGCTGAGGTATCTGAGAAGAGTGAGAGACAGCGAGCAGTTAAATGCCTTTAATCC
The nucleotide sequence above comes from Paramormyrops kingsleyae isolate MSU_618 chromosome 3, PKINGS_0.4, whole genome shotgun sequence. Encoded proteins:
- the lrig3 gene encoding leucine-rich repeats and immunoglobulin-like domains protein 3, with the protein product MSATKFSLIGKMYPIIFVLLSGLEFAYGNSDDSKPCPSPCTCVGGLLDCSRQKLRKIRDDLPSWVVQLDLSHNKLQSVDGSLFAKLRHLNDLKLNNNELDSVPDLGSYSENITHLNLANNRISKLLPERLQPFRSLDTLDLSNNNIAEVKAASFPELPLTHLYLSNNRISTLEFGCFSNLSGTLQVLKLNRNRLSSIPPKFFQLPNLLHLELSRNRVRRVDSLSFHGLHSLKSLKMQRNGISKLMDGAFWGLNSMEILHLDYNNLTEVSKGWLYGLLMLQELHLGQNSISRVRPNAWESCQKLSELDLTANHLTRLDEASFLGLSLLDKLDIGNNRISFIADGAFRGLSRLQMLDLKNNEISWTIEDMNGPFSALDNLRKLFLQGNQIRSVTKKSFSGLDTLEHLDLSNNAIMSIQANAFSQMKQLEEFHLNTSSLLCDCQLKWLPQWVTDRHFQTPINASCAHPQMLKGKSLLAVQPDEFVCNDFPKPQITVQPETQSAIKDSNVTFVCSAASSSDSPMTFAWKKDNEALGDAEIHNQAHLRTHGGGDVTEYTTVLQLRNVDFSSEGRYQCVISNHFGSSYSVKAKLTVNMLPSFTKTPMDLTIRAGAAARLECAAIGHPAPQIAWQKDGGTDFPAARERRMHVMPEDDVFFIMDVKTEDIGVYSCTAQNTAGAISANATLTVLETPFFLRPMMDRTVAKGETAVLQCIAGGSPSPRLNWTKDGSPLALTERHFFAAGTQLLIIVDSAEGDAGRYTCEMSNPLGTERGSARLSVLPAANCEGAPAAEEDGWTTVGIVIIAVVCCVVGTSLVWVVIIYHTRRRNEDCSVTNTDETNLPADIPSYLSSQGTLAERQDTYVPSENDSGHHFTVPSIGGLYSQQKDVNGLFHLDTGSEVDMEAAIDPLLYHYQGPFGSLLRRGNPYGPDSSDVFRSCVPDPRPTYADSYNGSPSNPKKRECCPRRSSLQGPSDPAALGTFLQAPAVGAPSGPLLIQGEGSPVDGDSEDQGHPWESPLSSTFMGTFGKAAWRPQADGFLPASRPPATSAEKPYTAADSDEEPEGEGVSTLLRDFKSEGNAGAYGRPLDGGFPLSQGTT